The following is a genomic window from Caldicellulosiruptor danielii.
AAAAGTTATGTCGTACATTCTTATTTTCAATAGTTCCTGATTAAACAGAAGATAATAGTTTCGAATAATTTATTGTTTAATTTAAAGAAAAATTGTATTGATTTTATTATGCTTCATTCTAATAATGTCAAATTCCATTGCCTATGCAGACTTATATTTTTTAAAAAACTCTGAAGAAGATAACATAAAAAACATTATCGAATCTTTTTACAATACTCAGTACGATGCATATTTACAAATGGAATATAAGGATATAACACCTTACCTTGATATGACTAAAATACAAAATCAAAACAAAGTAATAGCTCTGAAAAATTTAACAGCAAGAAGAAAGTATATTTATCAAAAAGGTTATTGTTACATCGAAAAGAGACGATTTCCATTAGAGTTCAATTACAAAGCTATTGATATAAACGGTAATCAAGCAAGCGTCATATTAGAAATAAAATTAGATGGACAGAATGCTTATCCACCTTTTATTTGTGGTGGCGAAAATATATTTAAGTTAATAAAAATGGAAAATAACTGGAAAATTACAGGACATGATTACGAAGATCTAAGTTTCTACGAAATTTCAAAAGAAAAATTAATAAGAGAATTTCAACTAAAAGAATTAGCTGAAATGATTGATAAAGAATTTTCTCCTGATTTGAAAAAAGAATATAGAAACTTCAGTGATGTTGAATTGAAAAGCAATGTTGGAATTCTCAGTTTGCCAGCGGTAAATCATTATTATAGTACATCAAGGGCTGTTGAATATGCAAACAAATACGTATTTAACCGTAATACCAAGTTTTATGATGCAACCTCTGGAGGAGGAGATTGTACAAATTTTGCCTCTCAAGTTTTGTGGTATGGATTTGGAGCAAATGATACTATGAACGATATATTAAACAAAGTGATGATGGTTCCTGGTTCATACGAAGAAGGGTGGTATGCCGGTCCTGGTGGAGGCTCACGAAATTGGGAGAATGTTGAAGCTTTCTGGAGTTATATGACAAGCTATAAATCTATTGACACACCTGGTCCACGCGCTGTTGTAGTAGACAGTATAAATTCATTAGATAATGGTGGAATAATGCAAATTGATTTTTCTAATGACGGAAAATTTGAGCATGCAGTAATTCTTGTAGATAAAACTACCTTGAAATTTGCTCAGCATACACCAAATACCTATCGTTATTATCAAGAATACACAGGCGCAAAAAGATTTTTCAACCCATATTATTTTAGAGAAATAGAATAAGAATACAACAAATACAATATTATTTTCCACTATCTTCATAGATTGCACATCTTAAGAAATTGTGTTAATATAAATATTTTCTTAATATTCTTAATGTTTTTCTGAAGGTGTGCTTTTTATTAAAAAATTATAAAATGGGAGGCGGAATACATTTTGAAAATAAAAAAGTTATTCCATATTTTTTATTACTCGTACTAATTATACTGAATATAACCGGATGTTCAAGAAATAATTTTCCGAAAAAAGAGGACAAATACACTAAAACACAAAAAATAGCTATTTCAGCGTTATCAGATACTTTTTCTATGTATAAAACAAAAAAGTTTAATTTGCTTAAATACAAAAAATATAATAATTGGCATTTATTTTTATATTATATGACTACCGATAATTCACCACAATATTTGTTATGCTTGGTTGAAAACAATAAAGCGTTATGGTATGCATCTGCTGGGTATCCAGCAATGAGTATGGGATTTGGAGTAAATCGGGTCAAATACAAAGGTAAAAGCATTTATTTTTGCAACCTAAATACTTCCACTTGGATACCATCAACAGGAGCACGAAAGCCTACAAATTACACTAAAATGGTATTTGAATTTGAAAATGGAACAAAACTAATAGAAAATGTAAAAGGTGATAAGGGATATATTGTTATTGTAGACGGTTATAAAAAGCTAAAAGACATAATCTTATATAACGCAAAAGGAGAAATAGTAAATAGATACGAAGATATAGGTTATGACTGTTATGAGTGTAAGATAGTTGGGTTTAAATCAAAATAACTCTTACTTTTTGATTAATTACCAAAGTATAAAGTATATTCAAGGATGCTTTTTAAAGTTTGTTTCATATTTAAAAAAATCAAACTAAAAGATTTATATATGAGGTTTTATATATACAGCTTTACAAATTAAATGATCTGAAAATATTTTAAAACTTCTTTACAAGTCAATTTTACAAATGTATAATATAGGTGTAACTACAAATATAAAATAATAAATGATGTTTATGTTTTGGTACCATCTCAAG
Proteins encoded in this region:
- a CDS encoding amidase domain-containing protein, giving the protein MSNSIAYADLYFLKNSEEDNIKNIIESFYNTQYDAYLQMEYKDITPYLDMTKIQNQNKVIALKNLTARRKYIYQKGYCYIEKRRFPLEFNYKAIDINGNQASVILEIKLDGQNAYPPFICGGENIFKLIKMENNWKITGHDYEDLSFYEISKEKLIREFQLKELAEMIDKEFSPDLKKEYRNFSDVELKSNVGILSLPAVNHYYSTSRAVEYANKYVFNRNTKFYDATSGGGDCTNFASQVLWYGFGANDTMNDILNKVMMVPGSYEEGWYAGPGGGSRNWENVEAFWSYMTSYKSIDTPGPRAVVVDSINSLDNGGIMQIDFSNDGKFEHAVILVDKTTLKFAQHTPNTYRYYQEYTGAKRFFNPYYFREIE